In Hydractinia symbiolongicarpus strain clone_291-10 chromosome 15, HSymV2.1, whole genome shotgun sequence, one DNA window encodes the following:
- the LOC130628772 gene encoding transcription elongation factor SPT5-like — MLSSDSEDEDFSAGEENKKNDEDSSEEEIDDDDEYEDEYEERSHKAKKKKPAHGGFIIDEADVDDDYSDIEDEAEAGFVEPTSHHDDESIAATEDMSRNRKLDSLWGQESAEDIAEYYKRKYANEGRDRYAEEDYEAPAEIEQQSLLPDVKDPNLWMVRCRMGEEKQVVFALMRKSITFQNSETPLQIKSAIAVEGLKGYIYVEAYKQSHVKAAIEGFGALRYGLWSQQMVPINEMPDVLKVVKDIVQIKAKSWVRIKRGLYKDDIAQVDYVNTARNQVTLKIIPRIDYTIMRGALKPSLDEAGKRKRKARPSQKMFDKDTLVTIGADITQDGDFYMFESNRYRAGFLYKTMVLSGVITEGVKPSLSELEKFTASVDDEDLELGHSKAKDEIGHSFSPGDMVRVSEGELIHLKGKVLSVDGNNITIMPKHEDLKDPLEFPAHELEKYFKVGDHVKVMRGKYEGDTGLIVRVEENVIVLFSDLTFHELKAKPDDLQLCSDMSTGVDSLGQHQWGDLISLDPQTVGVIVRLERENFSVLNQHGKVVQVKPQAVSKKKDRNAVALDSEQNQIQIKDIVKVIDGQHEGLQGEIKHLYRGHAFIQSKMMLENGGIFVVKGRSLVLAGGGKSVSNMMSGGMGGGFAPMSPRITSPARDGPGGGGGGGRGGGGGGFGGGRGRGGGGRGRGRGGGRDTSLIGETVRIAQGPFKGYIGIIKDATETLARVELHTNCKTISVDRSRLALVSGQNKGGGVTAYGHTPMYSSGQTPMYGNQTPMYGSRTPMYGNQTPMHEGSRTPNYGARTPSHDPSRTPSHDPSRTPSNAGHGGAWDPTQPNTPARPSDDFDYNFDGPGPSPGFGATPSPQTPSHGGFNNGPYTPGTPMSNMFGGDSSYSPMHTPSPLHGNPLTPGAGLGPMSPAYTPQTPMTQFDEEPDHAQCLTTDIEVKIVNNYHEQRYANKPGVIRAVDEDTVMVVMYDGKENLNLPTSAVEIVQPVKKDRIKFIFGDDKDEIGVLINIDGPDGIIKMEPGDQLKILQLHYLAKYVPPE; from the exons aatgacgAAGACAGCAGTGAAGAAGAAatagatgatgatgatgaatatgAAGACGAATATGAGGAACGGAGTCACAAGGCTAAAAAAAAGAAGCCTGCCCATGGAGGATTTATTATTGATGAGGCAG ATGTGGATGACGATTACAGTGATATTGAAGACGAAGCTGAAGCTGGCTTTGTTGAACCAACCA GTCATCACGATGACGAGAGTATTGCAGCGACTGAAGATATGTCA AGAAACCGAAAGCTTGATAGTTTATGGGG ACAAGAATCTGCAGAAGATATTGCTGAATACTACAAAAGAAAATATGCCAACGAAGGCAG agATCGTTATGCAGAAGAAGACTATGAAGCTCCTGCAGAAATTGAACAACAGAGTCTTTTGCCTGATGTGAA AGATCCAAATTTGTGGATGGTGCGATGTCGCATGGGTGAAGAAAAACAAGTTGTGTTTGCATTGATGCGAAAGAGTATAACTTTTCAAAACTCTGAAACG ccaTTGCAAATTAAATCAGCCATCGCAGTTGAAGGTTTAAAAGGATATATTTATGTTGAAGCATACAAACAGAGTCATGTGAAGGCT GCTATTGAAGGATTTGGTGCACTAAGGTACGGCTTATGGTCGCAACAGATGGTACCGATCAATGAAATGCCAGATGTGTTGAAAGTGGTCAAAGACATTGTACAAATCAAAGCGAAATCATGGGTTCGAATAAAACGAGGCTTATATAAGGATGATATTGCCCAG gtTGATTATGTAAATACTGCACGAAATCAA GTCACTTTGAAAATTATTCCAAGAATTGACTACACTATTATGCGAGGAGCTTTGAAGCCGTCCTTG GATGAGGCTGGAAAAAGGAAACGAAAGGCGCGCCCCTCCCAAAAAATGTTTGATAAAGATACCTTAGTAACCATTGGTGCTGACATTACTCAAGATGGTGACTTCTACATGTTCGAAAGTAACCGCTATCGTGCTGGTTTTCTCTATAAAACAATGGTTTTGTCCGGCGTAATAACCGAAGGTGTTAAACCTTCTTTGAGCGAATTAGAAAAATTTACAGCGTCTGTGGATGATGAAGATTTAGAAT TGGGGCATAGCAAAGCGAAGGACGAGATTGGTCATTCCTTCTCACCAGGAGACATGGTTCGAGTTTCTGAGGGCGAATTGATTCATTTGAAAGGCAAAGTTCTTTCAGTCGATGGAAATAATATCACAATCATGCCGAAACACGAAGACTTGAAG GATCCATTAGAATTTCCTGCACACGAGTTAGAAAAGTATTTCAAAGTTGGTGATCACGTCAAAGTCATGCGGGGGAAATACGAAGGAGATACTGGTTTAATCGTCCGTGTGGAGGAGAATGTGATTGTCTTGTTTTCGGATCTGACATTTCACGAG TTGAAAGCGAAACCGGACGACTTGCAGTTATGTTCAGACATGAGCACAGGTGTCGACTCACTGGGACAGCATCAGTGGGGTGATTTGATTTCGTTAGA TCCACAAACTGTTGGTGTTATTGTGCGTTTGGAAAGAGAAAACTTTTCTGTTTTGAACCAACATGGAAAG GTCGTTCAAGTGAAGCCACAAGCAGTATCGAAGAAGAAAGACCGGAATGCAGTTGCGCTTGATTCTGAGCAG AACCAAATTCAAATCAAAGATATAGTCAAAGTCATTGATGGTCAACACGAG GGACTGCAAGGCGAAATCAAACATTTGTATCGTGGCCACGCGTTCATACAATCAAAAATGATGCTTGAAAATGGCGGTATTTTTGTTGTGAAAGGAAGATCTTTGGTCCTTGCTGGTGGTGGGAAG TCTGTATCAAATATGATGTCTGGGGGAATGGGAGGCGGATTCGCACCAATGTCACCCAGAATAACAAGTCCTGCTAGAGATGGTCCTGGCGGTGGTGGTGGCGGTGGTAGAGGTGGAGGTGGCGGCGGTTTTGGAGGCGGTCGTGGTCGAGGTGGTGGTGGAAGAGGGCGTGGTAGAGGCGGAGGAAGAGATACATCATTAATTGGAGAAACTGTGAGGATCGCACAAGGACCGTTTAAGG gTTATATTGGTATCATAAAGGATGCTACTGAAACACTAGCCCGGGTTGAACTTCATACTAACTGCAAGACTATTTCTGTGGATCGGTCTCGCTTAGCACTTGTCAG TGGTCAAAACAAAGGTGGAGGAGTCACCGCGTACGGTCACACACCGATGTATAGTTCTGGACAGACTCCAATGTACGGCAACCAAACTCCTATGTATGGTTCACGAACGCCCATGTATGGGAATCAAACGCCAATGCACGAGG GAAGTCGAACTCCAAATTACGGTGCGCGCACTCCATCGCACGATCCATCAAGAACTCCGTCGCACGATCCTTCGAGAACTCCATCCAATGCCGGCCACGGAGGAGCATGGGATCCAACCCAACCCAACACGCCTGCTCGACCGAGTGATGATTTTGATTACAATTTTGACGGACCAGGACCCTCACCT GGCTTCGGGGCCACGCCTAGCCCACAGACCCCATCACATGGTGGATTCAATAACGGACCGTATACTCCGGGTACTCCCATGTCGAACATGTTTGGTGGCGACTCGTCCTACTCCCCTATGCATACCCCATCACCGCTTCATGGTAATCCGTTAACACCAGGAGCAGGTCTTGGACCAATGTCGCCTGCTTATACACCCCAGACACCAATGACACAGTTTGATGAAG AGCCTGATCACGCGCAATGTTTAACGACAGACATTGAAGTAAAAATTGTGAATAATTATCAC GAACAACGTTACGCGAATAAACCAGGTGTCATTCGAGCTGTGGATGAAGATACGGTTATGGTAGTCATGTACGATggaaaagaaaatttgaatCTCCCTACCTCCGCGGTGGAGATAGTACAACCAGTTAAAAAGGACCGG ataaaatttatttttggcgATGACAAAGATGAAATTGGTGTTTTGATTAACATCGATGGACCGGATGGGATTATCAAAATGGAACCGGGGGATCAGTTAAAGATCCTTCAGTTGCATTACCTGGCAAAGTATGTGCCACCCGAATAA